In one window of Aphidius gifuensis isolate YNYX2018 linkage group LG4, ASM1490517v1, whole genome shotgun sequence DNA:
- the LOC122853803 gene encoding uncharacterized protein LOC122853803, producing the protein MTSATVALLTSYKLKLQHLQKSGGTMQNKISTSSSPIIDNVIQADSINKRIRWTDLESAFQKRMTTGMFEKSAIKLNTILACNFEIVKEEEIMIETKYFTDGCIGILQSTDLDEVLTKNFEKCNLNYQESCAIAVVFHGLSNYDSHFLIKQLKKQFPGTIDLLALNKESYISFTKHVKSTRIRFRFIDSYKFMASSISTLANELEDKDKSISLSFCNNLEEFKLITKKGLFPYDYIDSWEKFNEQQLPSKLDFYSQLYEEHITEIDYNHACNVWEKFHIKNLGEYSDLYLRTDVLLLADIFDNFRYFCLKTYELDPAHYFTLPGLSFNAMLKFTEIELELITDADKLLFIEGGIRGGLSQCSHRHVIANNKYISEYNPNIEDSYLMYFDVNNLYGFAMASTLPVSDFQWEENFDIHLPLAPERRIPPLSTSKCPKLLATLYNREKYIIHYKNLKQYVSLGMKIRKLYRVLKFKQRAWLKPYIDLNTELRTKATSLFAKNLFKSLINISFGKMLESTRSQRIIKLVSRYGVRGGARALISKPNFHSALIIDD; encoded by the exons ATGACCTCTGCAACAGTTGCTTTGTTAACctcatataaattaaaattacaacatttacaaaaaagtGGTGGTacaatgcaaaataaaatttccacatcatcatcaccaattaTAGATAATGTCATTCAAGCAGATTctattaataaaagaataagATGGACTGATTTAGAATCTGCATTTCAAAAGCGAATGACAACTGGAATGTTC GAAAAAAGTGCTATTAAACTCAACACAATTTTAGCATGTAATTTTGAAATCGTTAAAGAGGAAGAAATTATGATTGAAACGAAATATTTTACTGATGGATGCATAGGAATTCTACAATCAACAGATTTAGATGAAGtattgacgaaaaattttgaaaa atGTAATCTCAATTATCAAGAGTCTTGCGCAATAGCTGTTGTTTTTCATGGTCTGAGTAATTATGATAGCcactttttaattaaacagttaaaaaaacaatttccagGAACGATTGACTTATTAGCACTTAATAAAGAGAGCTATATAAGTTTCACTAAACATGTAAAAAGTACTAGAATTAGATTCCGTTTTATagattcatataaatttatggcAAGCTCAATTAGCACGCTAGCAAATGAATTAGAAGATAAAGATAAAAGTATCAGTCTTAGTTTTTGCAACAATCTAgaagaatttaaattgattactAAAAAAGGATTATTCCCATATGACTACATTGATTCTTgggaaaaattcaatgaacaaCAATTACCTtcaaaacttgatttttattcacaattatATGAGGAACATATAACTGAAATTGATTATAATCATGCTTGCAATGTTTgggaaaaatttcatataaaaaatttaggcGAGTACTCAGACTTATATCTGCGTACTGATGTTCTTTTGTTGGCTGatatttttgacaattttagatatttttgtttaaaaacgTATGAGTTAGATCCAGCTCACTATTTTACATTGCCGGGATTAAGCTTTAACGCTATGTTGAAATTCACAGAAATTGAATTAGAATTGATAACTGAtgctgataaattattgtttattgaagGAGGTATTAGAGGAGGTTTATCACAATGTTCACATCGCCATGTTAtcgcaaataataaatatataagcgAATATAATCCGAACATTGAAGATtcttatttaatgtattttgatgtaaataatttatatggatTTGCAATGGCTTCTACTCTACCAGTAAGTGATTTTCAGTGGgaagaaaattttgatatac ACTTACCATTAGCGCCAGAACGTCGAATACCACCTCTATCAACAAGTAAATGTCCAAAATTATTAGCAACGCTTTACaatagagaaaaatatatcattcattataaaaatttaaaacaatatgtaTCTCTAGGaatgaaaattagaaaattatatagagTTTTGAAGTTTAAACAACGAGCATGGTTGAAACCTTATATTGATTTGAATACGGAATTGCGAACTAAGGCAACATCACTTTTTgctaaaaatctttttaaatcattaataaatatatctttcgGAAAAATGTTGGAATCAACTCGTTcgcaaagaataataaaattagtttcTAGATATGGAGTACGTGGTGGAGCAAGAGCTCTAATATCAAAGCCCAATTTTCACAGTGCACTAATCATAGATGATTGA
- the LOC122853804 gene encoding uncharacterized protein LOC122853804 — protein MSDEESLFDSSGYFDISIPLSLLLGFAEDYKKIIINAKHELILIRANSDVNACLQEQPAEGKSGEKIQIKLQKVEWIVPYIKVSDKQKIQLLNYIAKDPSIAISFRTWELYEYLLLPATTKQNWSVKTSTQLEKPRYIILGFQTGRKNSVTNNSSVFDHCNLRDVKLFLNSQSYPYGNLNIDFAHNQFSLLYDMFAYFQASYYYTETPQPLFTRQKFLEEAPLIVIDCSKQNEFLKSGPVDIRLEFESTTQFPAQTSAYCLILHDRIVEYNPISGSVRKLV, from the coding sequence ATGTCTGATGAAgaatcattatttgattcgagtggttattttgatatatcaataccACTGAGCCTGCTGCTAGGATTTGctgaagattataaaaaaataattatcaatgcaAAACATGAACTTATTTTAATAAGAGCAAATAGTGATGTGAATGCCTGCCTACAAGAACAACCTGCGGAAGGAAAAAGTGgcgaaaaaatacaaattaaacttcaaaaagTGGAATGGATTGTTCCATATATCAAAGTGTCCGATAAGCagaaaattcaacttttaaattacattgccAAGGATCCATCCATAGCAATCAGTTTTCGTACATGGGAATTGTACGAGTATCTACTATTACCTGCAACTACAAAACAAAATTGGAGTGTGAAAACATCAACACAATTGGAAAAACCGAGATACATAATTTTAGGCTTCCAAACAGGACGAAAAAACTCTGTAACAAACAATTCAAGTgtttttgatcattgtaaCTTGCGTGATGTTAAgctgtttttaaattcacaatcaTATCcttatggaaatttaaatattgattttgctCATAATCAATTctcattattatatgatatgtTTGCATATTTCCAAGCTTCCTACTATTACACAGAAACACCACAACCATTATTtacaagacaaaaatttttggaagAAGCTCCACTTATTGTCATAGATTGTTCAaagcaaaatgaatttttaaaatctggaCCAGTAGATATTCGACTTGAATTTGAATCAACAACACAATTTCCAGCTCAAACATCAgcttattgtttgattttacatgatcgaattgttgaatataatcCAATTAGTGGTTCAGTACGCAAGCtcgtttaa